The window ACACACAGGTaacacacaggtgacacaggtgacacacaggtgacacacacaggtgacacagacAGGTGTCACTCACCCCATCCGAGCAGCAGGAGGGCGGCAGGTGCCCGCGGCCAGGTGTGACACACAGGTAACACAGGTAACACCATGACACAGTaacacacaggtgacacaggtgacacacaaTAACACAGGTAACACACACAGGTGACACGGTGACACAGACAGGTGACACagacaggtgacacaggtgtcACTCACCCCATCCGAGCAGCAGGAGGGCGGGCAGGTGCCCGCggccaggtgtgcccagcagcaggtgcagcaggTGCAGCCCCTCGGCCGTGGCCCAGGCGTAGTTGGCACCCACGCAGTACTGGGCCAGGCTCTGCGCCACCCGGCACGCCGGgctcacctggggacagggacacctgtgtcacctgtgtcacctgtgtcacctgtgtcactgTACTGGGCAAAGTTCTGCGCCACCCGGCACGCCGGGctcacctggggacacctgtgtcacctgtgtcacctgtgtcacctgtgtcacctgtcacctgtgtcacctgtcacctgtgtcacgTGTCCGTGTCACCTGGTCACCTGTCACCTGTCACCGTGTCACCTGTGTCAGTGTGTACCGTGTCACTGCTGGGCAAACCTGTGCCACCGCACCGGGCTCACTGGgacacctgtgtcacctgtgtcacctgtgtcagctgtgtcacctgtgtcacctgtgtcacctgtcacctgtgtcactgTACTGGGCAAAGCTCTGCGCCACCCGGCACGCCAGgctcacctggggacagggacacctgtcacctgtgtcacctgtctgtcacctgtgtcacctgtgtcacctgtgtcacctgtgtcactgTACTGGGCCAGGCTCTGCGCCACCCGGCACGCCGGGctcacctggggacacctgtgtcacctgtgtcacctgtgtcacctgtgtcacctgtcacctgtgtcacctgtgtcacctgtctGTCACCTGTCACCTCCCCGGCCACACCActgtcacctgtcccctctgtcaTCACTGCTACCTGCCACCGCTGCCAccgctgtcccctctgtcccctccccgccacctctgtcccctggctgtcccctctgtcccctggctgtccccacagtgtcccctggctgtcccctggctgtctcctctgtcccctctgtcccacagtgtccccacagtgtcccctggttgtcccctggctgtcccctctgtcccctctgtgtcccctggctgtcccacCTGcgtgcccagcagctgcagggggtgGCCGGGCTGGTGGCCCTGTTGGTGGCCCTGTTGGTGGCCCTGTTGGTGGCCCTGTTGGTGGCCCGGGTGTGGCAGCAGCGCGTCCCGGGTCAGGATGGCGGCGGCGCGGAGAGCGAAGGACACGAAGAGATTGGCGTGGATCAGGTTCCGCGTGCAGCGCAGGCgcctggggacacacaggggacaccgtggggacaccgcggggacaccgtggggacatggggacacggggacacccaTGGGTGTGACAATgtcccccaggtgtgccagtgtccccaggtgtgccgtgtccccaggtgtgctgtgtccccaggtgtgccagtTGACCCCCCAGTGTGTGCCAGTGTGCTCCCAGGTGGTGTgccgtgtccccaggtgtgcgtgtcccaggtgtgtccccagtgtgtgtcccaggtgtgctgtgtccccaggtgtgccagtgtccccaggtgtgccgtgtccccaggtgtgctgtgtccccaggtgtgccggtgtccccaggtgtgtccgtacctgagcagcagcagcagcagcagcgccacCAGCAGCGCCACCAGGGACAGCGAATAACCCACGGTGTAAAGGAGACGGAACTGCTCCAGGAGCCACACCTGGCGCTGGGGACAGgtgacatggggacatggggacagggacagggacaggtgacatGGGGACacggacagggacagggacagggacagggacatggggacatggggacagggacagggacaggggaccgggacagggacagggggacagggacaggggacagaggggacagggacagggacagggacagggacagggacatggggacatggcaggggatggcacaggggacaggggatggcacaggggatggcacaggggatggcaggggacagggacagggacatggggacagggaaggggacaCGGGAGGcgacagggggacaggggagggTGCAGGGGGACATGGCACAgaggacaggggacaggggaggggacagggtaCACAGGACAGGGGACACGGCAGGGGACACGGGAGGGGACACgccatggcacaggggacacagtGGGGGACACgccatggcacaggggacacgGGAGGGGACACAGCGTGGCACAGGGGACACGGGAGGGGACACAGCGTGGCACAGGGGACACGGCACACGGGGCACAGCGCGACACTGGAGGGTGACACATGTGCCAGCGCAGCGTGCCACCAAGGCGCCCCCCGGCGTCACCCGGTGCCAGCCGGTGTCACCCGGCGCGCAGTGTGACACGGTGTGTGACACGCGCGGCGACACGGAGCGCGACACGGGCACGGGCACGTGGCACCTCCCGCGGCGGGCTGGCACCCCGCGGTGTCACCGcgctgtcacctccctgtcccctgcagcgCCACTGTGCTCgcgctgtcccctccctgtccccccgctgtcccctccctgtcccttccctgtcccctccctgtcccctccctgtccccgcgctgtcccctccctgtcccctccctgtcccctccctgtccccccctgtcccctccctgtccctccctgtccccacctgtcccccgtccctgtccccacctgtgcccacctgtcccccctctgtcccctcccatccc is drawn from Serinus canaria isolate serCan28SL12 unplaced genomic scaffold, serCan2020 HiC_scaffold_685, whole genome shotgun sequence and contains these coding sequences:
- the LOC127061343 gene encoding LOW QUALITY PROTEIN: gastric inhibitory polypeptide receptor-like (The sequence of the model RefSeq protein was modified relative to this genomic sequence to represent the inferred CDS: deleted 1 base in 1 codon; substituted 1 base at 1 genomic stop codon), with the protein product ERSAQATVVAWRQYRQACELHLRLAPPPPGPVCNRTFDLYACWGDAVPNSTATVPCPWYLPWYPRGEPRXARGGEGTAGTAGDSGVAVQGGVVARRCGPDGRWVTDDSGRTWQDNSECEDLAQVQPLERQVWLLEQFRLLYTVGYSLSLVALLVALLLLLLLRRLRCTRNLIHANLFVSFALRAAAILTRDALLPHPGHQQGHQQGHQQGHQQGHQPGHPLQLLGTQVSPACRVAQSLAQYCVGANYAWATAEGLHLLHLLLGTPGRGHLPALLLLGW